A portion of the Micromonospora vinacea genome contains these proteins:
- a CDS encoding signal peptidase II, protein MFRAVVLIAAVVLAADQLTKYWAESALSGGQTITVLGDLLQLRLVYNPGAAFSIGSAYTWIFAVFAAAAVVAVTVVARRVTSRAWAVALGLVLGGAATHLLDRLFREPGFARGHVVDFIDYAGFFVGNVADIALVVGVGIVMLLNVRDIPLRATAGETRTDEQVPSSGS, encoded by the coding sequence ATGTTCCGCGCCGTCGTGTTGATCGCTGCCGTGGTGCTCGCCGCGGATCAGCTCACCAAGTACTGGGCCGAGTCCGCGCTCTCCGGCGGGCAGACCATCACCGTTCTCGGTGACCTGCTGCAACTGCGACTCGTGTACAACCCGGGCGCCGCCTTCTCGATCGGGTCCGCGTACACCTGGATCTTCGCGGTGTTCGCGGCGGCGGCGGTGGTCGCGGTGACGGTCGTGGCGCGGCGGGTCACGTCGCGCGCCTGGGCTGTGGCGTTGGGCCTGGTGCTCGGCGGCGCGGCGACGCACCTGCTGGACCGCCTCTTCCGGGAGCCGGGGTTCGCCCGCGGGCACGTGGTGGACTTCATCGACTACGCCGGGTTCTTCGTCGGCAACGTCGCGGACATCGCCCTGGTGGTCGGCGTGGGCATCGTCATGCTGCTCAACGTGCGCGACATTCCGTTGCGCGCGACGGCGGGCGAGACCCGCACTGACGAGCAGGTGCCGTCGTCAGGCTCCTGA